AACTTGGGTAATTACCAATGTCGTTGTTTCCGGTTACCCCCCAGCTGGCCCGCACTTTCAGGTCCGTCAGCCAGTTGGGTTTGGGGATAAACGATTCTTCCGTTATACGCCAGCCCACCGAAGCCGCCGGAAAATCACCATATTTGTTTTGCGCGCCAAACCGTGAGCTGCCTTCCCGGCGGTACGAAGCCGAGAACAGGTATTTATCCTTGTAGGAATAGTTGACCCGGCTCAGGAAAGCCAGCATTGTCCAGCCAAACTCGTAAGAGTTTGCCGAGCGGATCGAAGCCGCCCCCAGATACGGAACCATATCGTCCGGGAAGGTATTCCCCGAACCCGTAAACCCACGGACCCGCTCCTGCTGGGCGGTGTAGCCTACAAGTGCGTCAAAGCTGTGGTTGTCCCCAATTTTAGGCGTGTAGGTCAGCAGTTGATCAAGGGCGTAATTGGTCAATTCTTCCGTATTATCGGATTGCGTGGCAATACGCGGGGGAGCACCCGCCGTACCGTTTGCTACCGACAAACCAATGGTTGAAGGGACAAACTCTTTGTAGGTGTTGTTGTTGAGCTTGATGTTGGCCGAAGTCCGGAATTTAAAGTTTTTCAGAAAAGAAACTTCGATAAAACCGTTGCCCAGCACATCTGCGATGTTTCTTCGCCGAAGAACGTTTTCCAGTACGAAAAGCGGATTCGGAAACCCAAAAACCCCGTCAACCCCGTTGATGTACGGGATGAGTGAGCCGTCTTCGTTGTAAGGCGTAGCGCGCGGGTCCATCAGCAAGGCTCCACCCACCAGGGCGCTCCGGCCGTTGGTGTTGGCCAGGTTATTTTTGGTATAGGAACCGTTGATGTTCAGACCGACATTGATGAACTTGTTGACCTGACCGCCCAGGTTCGTCCGCACGGAAATCCGATCGTAGTTAGTCTGTTTGATGGTTCCGTTTTCTTTGTAGTAACCAACTGACAGCAATGCTTTGAGCGGGCCCCCGCCCGACGATATGGTCAGGTTGGCGTCGCTATAGGGGGCATTTTTCTGCATGATCAGGTCATACCAGTCCGTCGAATATTTGGTTTGTTCGGGATACCGGTAACCAATGGGCACTTCTTCAATTGACGGTTCGCGGCCCTGCAGAATGCGAATCTGGTCCATGAAAACGTCTTTCTTGAACTGCGCAAATTCCGGCCCGTTCAGCATTTTCACGCGTCGCGACATTGGTACAGTCTGAATACCGTAGTCCAGGGAAAAGTTGATGTTGGTTTTGCCGTCTTTGGCATTTTTGGTGGTAATCAACACAACACCGTTCGAGCCCCGGGCTCCGTAAATAGCCGTCGAAGCCGCATCTTTCAGAATGGAAATGCTTTCAATATCGTTTGGGTTCAGGTTTTGCCCCACATCGGTGCCCACCGGAAAGCCGTCGATAACGTACAGCGGGTTACTACCCGCCCCCAGTGAACCAATTCCCCGAACCCGGACCTCAAACGAGCCACCCGGCGTTCCGGCTTTTTGCTTGACAACTACCCCCGGAGCCCGGCCCTGAATGAGCTGGTTGGTGTTGTTGGAAGGTTGTTCACCAATGTCTTTCATACTGATTGTGGATACGGCCGAGGTAATGTCCTGCCGACGCTGTGAGCCGTATCCTACCACCACCACTTCTTCGAGAGATCGGTCGCCGACGGTCAGTTGGACATCGACTTTAGTGCGACTGCCAACGTTGATTTCCTGCGATTGGTAACCGACAAATGAATAAATCAGGATGGCATTGTTCTCGGGCACATCGAGCCGGTAGCTGCCGTCGGCGTTGCTGGTGGTTCCCCGGGTTGTTCCTTTCAGAACGATGCTGACACCCGGCAGGGCTTCGCCTTTCTCGTCTTTCACCGTTCCGGACACCGGGCGGTCGATGGCCGCGTTGGCCCGAACCGACAGGCTCAGGATCGCCAGTAAAAGCAGGCATAGGCGAGTGAGCGAAACCTTCCTTAAAGTGCCCGGTAAAGGCCGTGTTGGTAAGCGTTTTTTCATTGCTCTTTTTGTTAAGGGATGGACTAAACAGATGATAGTTACAGTTGCACTGCCTGCTGGAAAGTAGGAAGCAGGGATGTTGCATGCGGGGAAAGATTCTCCCGACGCACTGTTGAAAAAGAGTTGGGTGGTTAGTCAGTCGGTGCTGTGGGAAGGCGCATAAGGGTTGAAAGTAAGGGTTAGGAATAAGTAAGTAATTCGATACGCGTTACGAGCCGTCGTGCTTTCGCCACGGCTTCAAAGTAGAATCCATTTTAGCCCGAAGCCGCCGTTGAATCTTGGCCCAGAGCAGGGCTTCCTGCTGATCGTCGGATAGGGCGTTGGTTTTTCCGGCAGGTTCTGAACCCAATAGGCTATACCAATAGTCCATCACCTGTTGCTCTTCTGCGGAACAGGTACCGTCGATGTAGCGTTGAAGCAACTCTGAAAATCCGTTGCGATTCGTTTGCATGCTTGGGGATAAAGCCGGGACTATACAGCTAAGTCAATTCTGACTGGCGAAACCGCAAATCGTTATGTTGAATCATAGAATGTTTATATATAAGGGGGCCGGATGTCGAAACTTTATGAGTTTTGTCTTATTTGCCTTAATTGGGCAGTATCGCAACTTGGTAATAGCCAGCCACTTGGAAACACCAATCTGTGGTTCGGAAATCAGGAGGGTTGCGGGTGCCGAACAACACGCACAGGTAAGTACAGGATGCTGTCGCCTTGGAAAATGGGAATCTTAGAATATAAAATTGTTTTCCGTCAGTACTTTTCATACTGGCGGGTACGTACCCTGACCCACTTTAGCGACCTTTTATGGAATACTCAATCTTGAGCGATGTTGTGTTAGTAAAGCTCTTGCAAGCAGGAGACACAGCGGCTTTTCAGACGATTTACCGAAGATACTGGCAACCGCTTTTTGCGGTAGCCCGTAAAAAGCTGTATTCAGAAGAAAACGCCGAAGAATTGATTCAGGATCTGTTTGTCGATCTGTGGGAGCGTCGGGAAACCCTTCAAATTGAGGATTTGAAAAAGTATTTGTTTGCGGCAGTGAAGTACAAGGTTCTGAATCATATCAAGGCCCTGCTGATTCGGCAGAAATACGAGACTTCCACGAACCGCGATGGGGCAGAGCTCGATTTTCAAACAGAAGACCTGCTGGCCTACGAAGATCTTAACAAAGCGCTGGAGCAGGGAATTGCCCACCTGCCCCACAAAACCCGGCAAATTTTCCGGCTAAACCGGCTGGAAAACCAGTCTGTCCGCCAAATTTCGGCTTCGTTGTCCATCCCCGAGCGCACGGTCGAATACCACATCATGCAGTCACTGCGCAGGCTGCGTTCTCATCTGAAAGAGTACGTTGAGGTAGTGTAACGGTTGCGGGTTTTTTCTGTCTTTTCGTCCGTGGAAAGATGGCAAAACTCAGCCGGAATCGTCGTAGTTTTAGCGAAAAATTACCGCAATGCGATTCCCTAAAACCGTTCGAGCTTTCTTTCTGCTGGCTTGGCTCCTGAGTAGCAACACCGTCATTAGTCAGGCGCAGCAACTTTCCCCGGCTATTCGCCTGAATCAGATCGGCTTCTACCCGAATGCCGCTAAAATTGCCATTGTCGTGGGCGAGGCATCCGACGAGTTTCAGGTAACGACGCCGGATTTAAAAAAGGTCGTTTTTAAAGGAACACTGAGCGCGGCCCGGCAAAATGCCATTTCGGGCAAAACCGCCCGGACGGCCGACTTTTCGGGCCTGAAAACCGCCGGGACGTTTGTTGTCGTGGTGCTGGGTGTAGGCCACTCGTATCCGTTTGAAATCAAAAATGACGTACACCGCGCCGTAGCCATTGGCTCGCTGAAAGGCTTTTACTACCAGCGGGTTTCGGTTGATCTGCCCGCTAAATACGCCGGAACGTGGAGCCGTCCGGCGGGGCACGTCCAGGAAGATACGCACGTTCGGGTGCATCCGTCGGCGGTGTCGCCCGGTCGTCCGGAGGAGACGGTTCTGTCGTCGCCGAGGGGGTGGTATGATGCCGGAGATTACAACAAGTACATCGTCAATTCGGGCATCACCGTGGGAACGCTGCTTTCGTTGTACGAAGATTTTCCGCAGTTCTGTCAACGGTTTGAAATCAATATTCCCGAAAGCGGTAATAAAGTTCCGGACCTGCTGGATGAGTCGCTCTGGAACCTGCGCTGGATGCTGACCATGCAGGACCCGGCCGACGGCGGGGTGTACCACAAACTGACCAATCCCCGCTTCGATGGCATGATCATGCCCGACAAAGCCAACAAAGAACGGTATGTCGTGCAGAAAAGTGTGACGGCGGCTCTGGATTTTGCGGCCGTGATGGCGCAGGCCGGGCGCATTTTCAAACCGTTCAGCCGGGAACTGCCCGGGCTGGCGGATTCGTGCGTGACGGCGGCCGTTCGGGCGTGGGCGTGGGCCCGCAAAAACCCGAACCAGCTCTACCGGCAGAACGAAATGAATGAAAAATTTGATCCGGATGTGCTCTCCGGTGAATACGGCGACCGCGACGCGAGCGACGAGTGGATCTGGGCGGCTGCCGAACTTTACGTGACCACGAAAGACGATGCCTATTACCAAGCCGTCAACCTGTTTCCCGACGATAAAATGCCATTGCCATCGTGGGCGCAGGTTCGGTTGCTGGGCTATTATACCCTGGCCCGTTTTGAAAAAAGCCTGAGTCCACTGGCTCAGAAGGACTTTCCGAAACTGAAAAAACAATTGATCAGTTTGGCCGACGGGTTGGTTCTGGACGTTGATAAACAGGCGTACCAGACCGTTATGGGCAAATCGGCGCAAGATTACATCTGGGGCAGCAGTTCTGTAGCCGCCAACCAGGGGGTTGCGCTGATTCAGGCCTACCGGTTGACCAACGACAAAAAGTATCTGCGCAATGCCCTGACCAACCTCGATTACCTGCTGGGCCGCAACGCTACCGGCTATTGCTTCGTGACGGGCTTCGGCGACAAACCGGTGATGAACCCACACCACCGCCCCTCGGTGGCCGATGGCATTGAAGCGCCGGTTCCCGGTCTGCTGTCGGGCGGGCCCAACGGAAACGCGCCGAAGCAGGATAAATGCGCGGGCTACACGGCTACATCGGCCGATGAAATGTTTATCGATGCTTCCTGCTCGTACGCTTCCAACGAAATTGCCATCAACTGGAACGCTCCGCTGGTGTACCTGGCCGGCGCCTTGGAAGCCCTGCAAAAAGCGCAGTAAAACCTGTTCGTTTAATTATGGATTACACCGTCATCCAGAAAATATGATTTTTCAGTGGGCTCGGGAACAACCCGGGCCTGTCTGTTTTTAGTGAGACAACTAGTTTGTTCCACCGGATTCGCGCAGCATCTCGACCCAGCCTTTGTAAACTTCCGCCGGGGCGTTGCAATCCAGCCGCTTGAATTTTACCCGTACCTGATAGAAATACATCCCGCCGGGCAAGTCTTGCCCCCGGTTGGTTTTACCGTCCCACCGCAGGCCCTCACCGCTGCTTTCGTAGACTTTCATTCCCCAGCGGTTGATAATGGTCAGCTCGGCCGACTCCACAAATCGCGGGCACCGCTGCGGCTGGAATACGTCGTTT
This Larkinella insperata DNA region includes the following protein-coding sequences:
- a CDS encoding SusC/RagA family TonB-linked outer membrane protein: MKKRLPTRPLPGTLRKVSLTRLCLLLLAILSLSVRANAAIDRPVSGTVKDEKGEALPGVSIVLKGTTRGTTSNADGSYRLDVPENNAILIYSFVGYQSQEINVGSRTKVDVQLTVGDRSLEEVVVVGYGSQRRQDITSAVSTISMKDIGEQPSNNTNQLIQGRAPGVVVKQKAGTPGGSFEVRVRGIGSLGAGSNPLYVIDGFPVGTDVGQNLNPNDIESISILKDAASTAIYGARGSNGVVLITTKNAKDGKTNINFSLDYGIQTVPMSRRVKMLNGPEFAQFKKDVFMDQIRILQGREPSIEEVPIGYRYPEQTKYSTDWYDLIMQKNAPYSDANLTISSGGGPLKALLSVGYYKENGTIKQTNYDRISVRTNLGGQVNKFINVGLNINGSYTKNNLANTNGRSALVGGALLMDPRATPYNEDGSLIPYINGVDGVFGFPNPLFVLENVLRRRNIADVLGNGFIEVSFLKNFKFRTSANIKLNNNTYKEFVPSTIGLSVANGTAGAPPRIATQSDNTEELTNYALDQLLTYTPKIGDNHSFDALVGYTAQQERVRGFTGSGNTFPDDMVPYLGAASIRSANSYEFGWTMLAFLSRVNYSYKDKYLFSASYRREGSSRFGAQNKYGDFPAASVGWRITEESFIPKPNWLTDLKVRASWGVTGNNDIGNYPSLAFVTANNYILGNAFAPGKVVSSFANSGLKWEKSNQLDIGMDLSLFNNQLNFNFEYYKKITNDMLLPISIPAVSGFTTSLDNIGKVENHGIELGADYRISLGALNVRTNANISFNRNKILAIKGANDALWYGSFYGGYNVQKVGRPIGMIYGYRKLGIFNTKEEIEAWPKQDGAIPGAMKFWDANGDGQISYDTQDMVEIGNPNPAFTWAWTVAADYKNFDFNIMFLGAHDFDVYRNIEASTMNMDGVFNVLDKAKDRWRSPSNPGSNPNAKNSQGGTSYFKWSRESSERYVYDASYTWLKTITIGYTFPRVKSVLSNARIFVTGNNLFMFTKYPGNNPDAGVRGGNELNNDDESYPVPRTMAAGIKLNF
- a CDS encoding RNA polymerase sigma-70 factor; protein product: MQAGDTAAFQTIYRRYWQPLFAVARKKLYSEENAEELIQDLFVDLWERRETLQIEDLKKYLFAAVKYKVLNHIKALLIRQKYETSTNRDGAELDFQTEDLLAYEDLNKALEQGIAHLPHKTRQIFRLNRLENQSVRQISASLSIPERTVEYHIMQSLRRLRSHLKEYVEVV
- a CDS encoding glycoside hydrolase family 9 protein; translated protein: MRFPKTVRAFFLLAWLLSSNTVISQAQQLSPAIRLNQIGFYPNAAKIAIVVGEASDEFQVTTPDLKKVVFKGTLSAARQNAISGKTARTADFSGLKTAGTFVVVVLGVGHSYPFEIKNDVHRAVAIGSLKGFYYQRVSVDLPAKYAGTWSRPAGHVQEDTHVRVHPSAVSPGRPEETVLSSPRGWYDAGDYNKYIVNSGITVGTLLSLYEDFPQFCQRFEINIPESGNKVPDLLDESLWNLRWMLTMQDPADGGVYHKLTNPRFDGMIMPDKANKERYVVQKSVTAALDFAAVMAQAGRIFKPFSRELPGLADSCVTAAVRAWAWARKNPNQLYRQNEMNEKFDPDVLSGEYGDRDASDEWIWAAAELYVTTKDDAYYQAVNLFPDDKMPLPSWAQVRLLGYYTLARFEKSLSPLAQKDFPKLKKQLISLADGLVLDVDKQAYQTVMGKSAQDYIWGSSSVAANQGVALIQAYRLTNDKKYLRNALTNLDYLLGRNATGYCFVTGFGDKPVMNPHHRPSVADGIEAPVPGLLSGGPNGNAPKQDKCAGYTATSADEMFIDASCSYASNEIAINWNAPLVYLAGALEALQKAQ